One segment of Ricinus communis isolate WT05 ecotype wild-type chromosome 8, ASM1957865v1, whole genome shotgun sequence DNA contains the following:
- the LOC8281042 gene encoding glycosyltransferase BC10, whose protein sequence is MPNCDNSILHFLSSLKITPSMFSSPFVITFSLLLSLPILFLLAPRILPPRLPSISPSDEQDDLSLFRKAASNPSSFSHLSSSRKPKLKMAFLFLTNSDLYFAPLWDKFFKSHEHLYNIYVHADPSVNITRPAGVFKTHLMSNAKRTYRASPTLVSATRRLLATAILDDPANIFFAVVSQYCIPLHSFNYVYNSLVFSNSFDLTSSDSDPESTQYGVRVQYKSFIEVISKEPRLWKRYIARGRYSLMPEVPFEKFRVGSQFFVLTRRHALMVIKDVNLWKKFKKPCYRADECYPEEHYFPTLLSMADPKGCTHYTLTRVNWTGTTNGHPYTYRPSEISPALIRDLRKSNYSSSYLFARKFSPDCLRPLMKIADKVIFRD, encoded by the coding sequence ATGCCAAATTGTGACAATTCCATCCTCCACTTCCTCTCCTCTCTGAAAATCACACCATCGATGTTCTCATCTCCTTTTGTAATAACATTCTCTCTCCTCCTGTCTCTCCCAATTCTCTTCCTCTTAGCCCCTCGCATCCTCCCTCCACGCCTCCCCTCCATCTCCCCTTCCGATGAGCAAGACGATCTTTCCCTCTTCCGCAAAGCCGCCTCCAACCCTTCTTCCTTCTCTCACCTTTCCTCTTCTCGAAAACCCAAATTGAAGATGGCATTTCTTTTCCTAACCAACTCCGATCTCTACTTCGCCCCTTTATGGGACAAATTCTTTAAATCCCACGAACATCTCTACAATATCTACGTCCACGCCGATCCTTCTGTCAACATCACCCGCCCCGCCGGCGTTTTCAAGACCCACCTCATGTCCAACGCCAAACGTACCTACCGCGCATCTCCCACGCTCGTATCCGCCACGCGCCGCCTTTTAGCCACTGCTATTCTTGATGATCCAGCTAATATTTTTTTCGCTGTTGTGTCTCAGTACTGTATTCCTCTGCATTCTTTCAATTATGTTTATAACTCTCTAGTATTCTCTAATTCTTTTGATCTGACATCATCCGATTCTGACCCTGAGTCGACTCAGTACGGAGTTCGAGTTCAGTACAAGAGTTTTATTGAGGTTATTTCTAAAGAACCTCGTTTGTGGAAACGTTACATTGCCAGAGGGAGATATTCACTTATGCCAGAAGTACCCTTTGAGAAATTCCGAGTTGGGTCTCAGTTTTTTGTGTTGACGCGCCGTCACGCGCTTATGGTTATCAAAGATGTGAATTTGTGGAAGAAATTTAAGAAACCTTGTTATAGAGCTGATGAGTGTTATCCGGAAGAGCATTATTTTCCTACTTTGTTATCAATGGCTGATCCTAAAGGTTGCACTCATTATACGCTTACAAGGGTCAATTGGACCGGCACTACCAATGGTCATCCCTACACTTACCGGCCGAGTGAAATATCCCCTGCTTTGATTCGCGATTTAAGGAAATCCAATTACTCCAGTTCCTATTTGTTTGCTAGGAAATTCTCTCCGGATTGTTTGAGACCCTTGATGAAAATAGCTGATAAAGTCATTTTCCGGGATTGA